A DNA window from Argiope bruennichi chromosome X2, qqArgBrue1.1, whole genome shotgun sequence contains the following coding sequences:
- the LOC129960872 gene encoding uncharacterized protein LOC129960872 — MEIDLEIAYELKSLCYLNIVLAQIRNNARLTEENFITENYVKETYLQKQYELSLQIEMLPLPNCLIRELSLLLNKIFSEIQYFWDSNSRIGIAGEAHILDTRNWNLDGSLNEKKIAKAISQDSKINKCQRFVLAFHNCLEEEAALLWDQLSLPERVEARSSGVRYFRKNIFMFMYLENKSFYTDVNALSFRLRNVEDERKIEKVLNLAKQENMIPKIMRFCLSLLNPEQQKEICIKNPGGVLRALLTWPYHQQFITVANYFWNTIPEEKFCNIISLIACELQTHPQVEQLQILKEFWDASPDKFKVYLMQEERFTCLIHFFDSLENMTPNLMLFHIWKGTWP; from the coding sequence ATGGAGATAGATTTAGAAATTGCATACGAATTGAAAAGTTtgtgttatttaaatattgtgcTAGCGCAGATACGAAATAACGCCCGATTGACAGAGGAAAACTTCATCACAGAGAATTATGTCAAAGAAACCTATCTtcaaaaacaatatgaattatCTCTTCAAATAGAGATGCTACCATTGCCCAACTGTCTAATAAGAGAGTTAAGCCTCTtgcttaataaaattttctcgGAGATCCAATACTTTTGGGATTCGAATAGCCGAATTGGCATTGCTGGAGAAGCACATATTTTAGACACACGTAACTGGAACCTTGATGGCtcgttaaatgaaaaaaaaatagccaaagCTATTAGTCAAGATTCTAAGATAAATAAATGTCAACGTTTTGTTTTGGCATTCCATAATTGCTTAGAAGAAGAAGCTGCGCTTCTTTGGGACCAATTGTCTTTACCGGAGCGAGTAGAAGCGCGCAGTTCTGGTGTTAGATACTTCcgtaaaaacatatttatgtttatgtatttagaaaataaaagtttctatacGGATGTAAATGCCCTCTCTTTTCGATTAAGGAATGTGGaggatgaaagaaaaattgagaaaGTTCTGAACCTGGCAAAACAGGAAAACATGATACCAAAAATCATGAGGTTTTGTTTATCCTTATTAAATCCTGAACAACAGAAAGAAATCTGTATCAAGAATCCAGGTGGTGTTCTGCGTGCTTTATTAACATGGCCATATCACCAACAGTTCATCACAGTCGCCAATTACTTCTGGAATACCATTCCAGAAGAGAAATTTTGCAACATAATTTCACTTATTGCTTGTGAACTTCAGACACATCCACAGGTGGAACAGCtacaaattttgaaggaattttgGGATGCTAGCCctgataaatttaaagtttacttAATGCAAGAAGAGCGATTTACATGTTTAATCCATTTCTTTGATTCTCTGGAAAATATGACCccaaatttaatgttatttcacATTTGGAAGGGTACCTGGCCTTAA